From the genome of Colletotrichum higginsianum IMI 349063 chromosome 4, whole genome shotgun sequence, one region includes:
- a CDS encoding Serine/threonine-protein phosphatase: MGNQPSKEGGHATGKGTGGDGTAENLKSYPSFGRSDTKDSSRSFKALRSKIPGSSKTDSPRNSVITSPTDEKSDAASVKSGKSAKSGVSRGRNDSATSPTSPSGDVESPLDDSQPPPSPTQSSTIKSGIHDVSAAQASGEVDHVSDQPPCAGGSLNTHMQQPGKSILATKGGDGAATPVAKTMSTNSGDRQEGGVAMSEIKDIDLDDFIKRLLDAGYAGKVTKSVCLKNAEIVAICQRAREVFLSQPALLELDAPVKIVGDVHGQYTDILRMFEMCGFPPSSNYLCLGDYVDRGKQSLETILLLLCYKLKFPENFFLLRGNHECANVTRVYGFYDECKRRCNVKIWKTFIDCFNTLPIAAIVAGKIFCVHGGLSPALSHMDDIRNIARPTDVPDYGLLNDLLWSDPADMEQDWEANERGVSYCFGKRVILDFLATHDFDLICRAHMVVEDGYEFFNDRVLVTVFSAPNYCGEFDNWGAVMSVSNELLCSFELLKPLDSSALKSHIKKGRNKRQSMLNSPPAHVEPRSV, translated from the exons ATGGGAAATCAGCCATCCAAAGAGGGCGGCCACGCGACTGGCAAAGGCACCGGCGGTGACGGCACTGCCGAAAACCTCAAGTCGTACCCTTCCTTTGGCAGGTCCGACACGAAGGACTCGTCGCGCTCGTTCAAGGCTCTTCGATCCAAGATTCCCGGCTCCAGCAAGACCGACAGCCCGAGGAACTCCGTCATCACATCCCCTACCGACGAAAAATCCGACGCCGCGTCAGTCAAGTCGGGGAAAAGCGCAAAGTCCGGTGTCTCCCGAGGCCGCAATGACTCcgccacatcgccgacgtcgccctcgggTGATGTTGAATCCCCGCTCGATGACTctcagccgccgccgtccccgacGCAGTCCAGCACCATCAAGAGCGGAATTCACGACGTGAGTGCCGCGCAGGCCTCGGGCGAGGTTGACCACGTCTCTGACCAGCCCCCATGTGCGGGGGGTAGCTTGAACACCCATATGCAGCAGCCGGGCAAGTCCATCCTCGCTACAAagggcggtgacggcgccgccacACCTGTCGCGAAGACGATGTCGACAAACTCGGGCGATAGACAAGAGGGGGGCGTGGCTATGAGTGAAATCAAGGAtatcgacctcgacgacttcATCAAGCGGCTCCTCGATGCAGGCTATGCGGGCAAGGTCACCAAGAGCGTGTGCCTGAAGAATGCCGAGATCGTAGCCATCTGCCAACGAGCTCGCGAAGTGTTTCTTTCGCAGCCCGCCCTCCTGGAACTCGATGCCCCTGTCAAGATTGTCGGTGATGTTCATGGTCAATACACGGATATCCTCCGCATGTTCGAGATGTGCGGCTTTCCGCCTTCGTCCAACTACCTCTGCCTGGGTGATTACGTCGACCGCGGCAAGCAGTCACTCGAGACCATCCTTCTGTTGCTTTGCTACAAGCTCAAGTTCCCCGAGAACTTCTTCCTGTTGAGAGGAAACCACGAGTGTGCTAATGTCACCAGAGTCTACGGGTTCTACGACGAGTGCAAGCGCCGTTGCAACGTCAAGATCTGGAAGACGTTCATCGACTGCTTCAACACACTGCCCATTGCTGCCATCGTTGCCGGCAAGATCTTTTGCGTCCACGGTGGTCTGTCGCCCGCTTTAAGCCACATGGACGACATCCGCAACATTGCCCGTCCCACCGACGTACCCGACTACGGCCTGCTCAACGATCTGTTGTGGTCTGACCCGGCCGATATGGAACAAGATTGGGAGGCCAATGAAAGAGGCGTAAGCTATTGCTTTGGCAAGAGAGTGATACTGGATTTTCTTGCGACGCACGATTTCGATCTAATTTGCCGAGCACACATGGTGGTTGAAGACGGGTACGAATTCTTCAATGATAGAGTCCTTGTCACAGTTTTCAGTGCCCCCAAC TACTGCGGTGAGTTTGACAACTGGGGTGCTGTCATGTCTGTGTCGAACGAGTTACTCTGCAGCTTTGAGCTGCTTAAGCCGCTAGACTCGAGTGCGTTGAAGAGCCACATCAAGAAGGGCAGAAACAAGAGGCAGAGCATGCTCAACAGTCCG CCTGCGCACGTCGAGCCACGAAGCGTTTGA
- a CDS encoding Dihydrouridine synthase: MENTASQIEESEQRAAKRLKVDDSAQPAELPAAEEQRAAVDEAYKQVEPVPASGNAGEKADAQMSDAPAMETKPADDGPGAVHTGDAPAQPKKDDRDVRRGQAPIKAEFLVYREDQAKEQDDIADDDAAEGRDQGNGRDSRDSRDNRDSRDKRDKKKREKGQNKERSFGHFDDALRLCNSRAYTPEFSPRDCKFGDRCNMLHDLRKYLKEGRREDLDTFEGKCPIFEKLGTCPSGWKCRFVKSHMREVDHEDGRKELVLVDEPKDANSGGEAPADAGREDLRPGVYNNTENQLKIDLSRKRVDFTETDKYITWMNKEARLGDEFHQRRKDQMTSTHEDLRAQFVDPPLKPSEKRKLYFGKETPALAPLTTQGNLPFRRLCVDLGAQLTYSEMALGLPLVQGVKNDWALMKAHESEISPPKVNPDSSSIVQGYENSRDLRFGAQISGSQAWHCVKSADLLNRYVPHLRLIDLNCGCPIDMVFKAGGGSALLEAHGKLERMVRGMNTVSGEIPITVKLRTGVRQNRPTATTILGKLAFGSRENRDRLGAPGCAAITLHGRSREQRYTKKADWGYIAECAAMIKSYNEQKDEITDTVREPDESTLPNAKDGRMFFLGNGDCYSHVEYYEHIDKAKVDTVMVGRGALVKPWLFEEIEKGQYLDKSATERLAYVEKFCRFGMEAWGTDELGIGFTRRFLLEWLSFAHRYVPLGLLEHLPPDLNDRPPAYHGRNDLETLLASKNYRDWIKISEMYLGPAHPNFNFQPKHKSHAYEAEG, encoded by the exons ATGGAGAACACGGCCTCTCAGATCGAGGAGTCCGAGCAACGCGCAGCGAAGCGCCTTAAGGTGGACGACTCCGCGCAGCCTGCCGAGttgcccgccgccgaggagcagcgTGCTGCCGTTGACGAGGCTTACAAGCAAGTGGAGCCCGTCCCTGCCAGCGGTAACGCTGGTGAGAAGGCCGATGCTCAGATGAGCGATGCCCCTGCCATGGAGACGAAGCCAGCCGATGATGGCCCTGGTGCTGTCCATACCGGCGATGCGCCTGCACAgccgaagaaggacgacagAGATGTGAGACGTGGCCAGGCTCCTATCAAGGCCGA GTTTCTGGTGTACAGAGAAGACCAGGCGAAGGAGCAGGATGACAtcgccgacgatgatgcgGCTGAGGGTCGCGATCAGGGAAATGGCAGAGATTCCCGCGACAGCCGCGATAATCGAGACAGCCGTGACAAgcgcgacaagaagaagcgtGAGAAGGGCCAGAACAAGGAGCGCAGCTTCGGTCAtttcgacgacgcccttcgCCTCTGTAACAGCCGTGCCTACACCCCCGAGTTCTCTCCTCGCGACTGCAAGTTCGGCGACAGGTGCAACATGCTTCACGACCTGCGCAAGTATCTCAAGGAGGGCCGTCGCGAGGACCTCGACACCTTTGAGGGCAAGTGCCCCATCttcgagaagctgggcaCCTGCCCCTCCGGCTGGAAGTGCCGCTTCGTCAAGAGCCACATGAGGGAAGTCGATCACGAGGACGGCCGCAAGGAGCTGGTCCTTGTCGATGAGCCCAAGGATGCTAATtcgggcggcgaggccccCGCAGACGCCGGGCGCGAGGATCTCAGGCCCGGTGTCTACAACAATACGGAAAACCAGCTCAAGATTGATCTCAGCCGCAAGCGCGTTGACTTTACCGAGACGGACAAGTACATCACCTGGATGAACAAGGAGGCAAGACTGGGCGACGAGTTTCACCAGCGCCGCAAGGACCAAATGACTAGCACCCATGAGGACCTGCGTGCCCAGTTTGTCGACCCGCCCCTGAAGCCGTCCGAGAAGCGTAAGCTGTACTTTGGCAAGGAGACACCCGCACTCGCCCCGCTGACCACCCAGGGCAACTTGCCCTTCCGCCGCCTCtgcgtcgacctcggcgcgcaGCTGACCTACTCGGAGATGGCTCTGGGCTTGCCCCTGGTGCAGGGAGTTAAGAACGATTGGGCGCTGATGAAGGCCCATGAGAGCGAGATCAGCCCGCCCAAGGTCAACccggacagcagcagcattgTCCAGGGCTACGAAAACTCCCGTGATCTCAGGTTCGGTGCGCAGATCTCGGGCAGCCAGGCCTGGCACTGCGTCAAGTCGGCCGACCTCCTCAACCGCTACGTCCCCCACTTGCGTCTCATCGACCTCAACTGCGGCTGCCCCATTGACATGGTCttcaaggccggcggcggctccgccctcctcgaggcccacGGCAAGCTCGAGCGTATGGTCCGCGGAATGAACACCGTGTCGGGCGAGATCCCCATCACGGTCAAGCTCCGCACGGGCGTCCGGCAGAACCGCCCGACGGCGACCACCATCCTCGGTAAGCTCGCCTTCGGCTCTCGCGAGAACCGcgaccgcctcggcgcccctggctgcgccgccatcacccTTCATGGCCGCAGCAGGGAGCAGCGGTAcaccaagaaggccgacTGGGGCTACATCGCCGAGTGCGCCGCCATGATCAAGTCGTACAACGAGCAAAAGGACGAGATCACCGACACGGTGCGCGAGCCCGACGAGTCGACGCTCCCCAACGCAAAGGACGGCCGCATGttcttcctcggcaacggcgacTGCTACTCGCACGTTGAGTACTACGAGCACATtgacaaggccaaggtcgacaCCGTCATGGTCGGTCGTGGCGCCCTAGTCAAGCCCTGGCTGTTCGAAGAGATAGAAAAGGGTCAGTACCTCGACAAGTCAGCGACGGAGCGCCTCGCCTACGTCGAGAAGTTCTGCCGCTTCGGCATGGAGGCCTGGGGTACCGACGAGCTCGGTATCGGTTTCACGCGCCGCTTCTTGCTCGAGTGGCTCAGCTTCGCGCACCGCTACGTGcccctcggcctgctcgaacACCTTCCGCCCGACCTCAACGACCGCCCGCCCGCGTACCACGGCCGCAATGACCTCGAGACGCTCCTCGCCAGCAAGAACTATCGTGACTGGATCAAGATCAG CGAGATGTACCTGGGCCCGGCTCATCCCAACTTCAACTTCCAGCCCAAGCACAAGTCTCACGCCTACGAGGCGGAGGGCTAG
- a CDS encoding Bap31 domain-containing protein, with translation MTLYYTLVFVLLMAEMGLFMLLIVPLPFTVKRKLFTFISESPVVAKVQYWMKITFVFILILFIDSVNRVYRVQVELALATEKQNSGAAVMGHERLEVQARKFYSQRNMYLCGFTLFLSLILNRTYVMILEVMRLEDKVRSYEGTKGNTKESEKLAVAGQPGEIAKLRKELEQKNRDIETLKKQSAGLHKSYDELSDQYAQTQPKGDKKAQ, from the exons ATGACGCTCTACTACACCCTC GTGTTCGTCCTGCTCATGGCAGAGATGGGGCTGTTTATGCTCCTAATCGTGCCTCTTCCGTTCACCGTGAAGCGCAAGCTGTTTAC GTTCATCTCCGAAAGCCCAGTCGTCGCAAAAGTCCAGTATTGGATGAAGATCACATTTgtcttcatcctcatcctcttcatcgACAGCGTCAACCGTGTGTACCGCGTCCAGGTCGAGCTTGCGCTTGCTACTGAGAAGCAGAACAGCGG CGCCGCCGTTATGGGTCACGAGCGCCTCGAGGTGCAGGCCCGCAAGTTCTACTCTCAGCGCAACATGTACCTCTGTGGTTTCACCCTCTTCCTTTCGTTGATCCTGAACCGCACCTACGTCATGATCCTTGAGGTCATGCGCCTCGAGGACAAGGTCCGCAGCTACGAGGGCACCaagggcaacaccaaggagAGTGAGAAgcttgctgttgctggccaGCCCGGCGAGATTGCCAAGCTCCGTAAGGAGCTTGAGCAGAAGAACCGCGATATCGAGACGCTCAAGAAGCAGAGCGCCGGTCTGCACAAGAGCTACGACGAGCTCTCAGACCAGTACGCCCAGACACAGCCTAAGGGTGACAAGAAGGCGCAGTAA
- a CDS encoding Pex13 protein has product MVSVAEQFSNLRDTLGSILGIFTLMRWIRTLIAKITGRPPPADATALTPAAFAKFEGRQPIGPDGAPLGPPKASRKPLFFFLLAAFGLPYLMRKMINTMAASAEEEERRRMALAGEQQALDPSKLDYCRLLYDYTPQPGNAVKDVDMDVRKGDLVAVLSKSDPMGNPSEWWRCRARDGRQGYLPSTYLEVIKRPGQPLAAIKAAASDSSRTNSLTGAAPEKAPEVMSKIGDVSPESFQKSVFYN; this is encoded by the coding sequence ATGGTCTCGGTAGCAGAGCAGTTCAGCAACCTTAGAGATACTCTGGGTTCGATCCTCGGCATCTTCACGCTGATGCGTTGGATTCGCACACTCATCGCCAAAATCACCGGCCGACCACCCCCGGCCGACGCGACAGCTCTTACGCCAGCAGCTTTCGCCAAGTTCGAGGGTCGTCAGCCCATTGGGCCCGACGGCGCTCCTCTGGGACCCCCCAAGGCATCCCGCAAGccgctcttcttcttcctccttgccgcgTTCGGTCTCCCGTACCTTATGCGCAAGATGATTAACACCATGGCCGCCTCcgcagaggaagaggagcgGCGTCGCATGGCACTGGCCGGTGAGCAACAGGCCTTGGATCCGTCCAAGCTCGACTACTGCCGCCTGCTCTACGACTACACTCCCCAGCCCGGTAACGCCGTAAAGGATGTCGACATGGACGTGCGCAAGggtgacctcgtcgccgtcctctccAAGAGCGATCCTATGGGTAACCCCAGCGAGTGGTGGAGATGCCGGGCCCGCGACGGCCGCCAGGGCTACCTGCCATCGACTTACCTCGAAGTCATCAAGCGACCCGGTCAGCCTCTAGCCGCTATTAAGGCTGCCGCCAGCGACAGTAGCCGGACTAACTCGCTGACCGGCGCCGCTCCTGAGAAGGCACCCGAAGTAATGTCCAAGATTGGCGATGTGTCGCCGGAAAGCTTCCAGAAGAGTGTGTTCTACAACTAA
- a CDS encoding Pex13 protein: MASPPKPWERAGATTTAASTTAPTAASFPSSGSTPPAVPERPASLASAVNQNAAAYSRGVGATNSPYGTYGGAYSSPYSSPYSRMGSYGGYGGGMYGGYGGMGGGMYGGGMYGGMGMGGMGMGGGMPGNPNDPNSLTNRFNNSTQATFQMLEGIVGAFGGFAQMLESTYMATHSSFFGMSYNLDTAGIGG; the protein is encoded by the exons ATGGCTTCCCCTCCAAAGCCCTGGGAACGGGCTGGTGCTACAACAACAGCTGCCTCAA CAACGGCCCCAACCGCCGCCTCTTTTCCCTCCTCCGGCAGTACCCCGCCCGCCGTCCCCGAACGACcggcctccctcgcctccgccgtcAACCAAAACGCTGCTGCCTACAGCAGAGGTGTCGGCGCGACGAACAGCCCTTACGGGACCTACGGTGGCGCCTACTCTTCTCCCTACAGCAGCCCGTACTCCAGGATGGGTTCTTACGGTGGCTATGGCGGCGGCATGTATGGCGGTTATGGTGGTATGGGTGGTGGCATGTACGGTGGAGGCATGTATggcggcatgggcatgggaggCATGGGaatgggcggcggcatgccTGGGAACCCCAACGATCCGAACAGTTTGACGAACCGATTCAACAACAGCACGCAGGCAACTTTCCAGATGCTGGaaggcatcgtcggcgccttcgGAGGCTTTGCTCAGATGCTGGAGAGTACATACATGGCCACACACTCGAGCTTCTTTGGTATGTCCTACAACCTCGACACGGCGGGTATCGGCGGCTAA
- a CDS encoding NmrA-like family protein encodes MSKNIITVFGATGAQGGSVVSIFLNDPKLSKDWQVRGVTRDVSKDSSKALAAKGVEVIAADLSDKSSLAAAVDGATAVFAVTNYWDKLDKELETQQGKNIADAALEAGVKHFIFSSLLDINKLSNGILPDVYHFDSKAAVEEYIRTTSLPSTFFLPGFYMSNLPGGMFRQTPPDNAWALTLPIPASSPIPLFDAAADTGKFVKGIVLNREKVLGKRVLAATAYTTAGEAVEIFKKVYPEAGKTARYNEASHDDFRGALKGQGMPDFVAEEMLQNMRLLNEFGYYGGEKLDESHAIVEDKLTTWEEHVRESKAFAELQ; translated from the exons ATGTCCAAGAACATTATCACAGTGTTCGGCGCCACAGGTGCCCAGGGCGGAAGCGTCGTGTCCATCTTCCTCAACGACCCCAAGCTCAGCAAGGATTGGCAGGTCCGCGGCGTCACTCGTGATGTTAGCAAGGACTCCTCCAAGGCTCTTGCAGCCAAGGGTGTCGAAGTTATCGCT GCCGATCTCAGTGACAAATCTTCGCTCGCCGCtgcggtcgacggcgccacGGCCGTTTTCGCTGTGACCAACTACTGGGACAAGCTggacaaggagctcgagaccCAGCAGGGCAAGAACATTGCCGACGCCGCTCTG GAGGCTGGCGTCAAGCACTTCATCTTCAGCTCGCTCCTCGACATCAATAAAC TAAGCAACGGCATCCTCCCTGACGTGTACCACTTCGACAGCAAGGCCGCTGTCGAGGAGTACATCCGCACCACTTCTCTCCCGTCAACCTTTTTCCTCCCCGGCTTCTACATGTCCAACCTCCCCGGCGGCATGTTCCGCCAGACGCCCCCGGATAACGCCTGGGCCCTGACACTCCCCATCCCTGCCAGCTCGCCGATCCCGCTCTTtgacgcggccgccgacaCGGGCAAGTTCGTCAAGGGCATCGTCCTGAACCGCGAAAAGGTGCTCGGCAAGCGGGTActcgcggcgacggcgtacACTACTgcgggcgaggccgtcgagatcTTTAAGAAGGTGTACCCGGAGGCTGGCAAGACGGCGCGGTACAACGAGGCCTCGCACGACGACTTCCGCGGGGCGCTCAAGGGCCAGGGCATGCCGGACTtcgtggccgaggagatGCTGCAGAACATGAGGCTTCTCAATGAGTTTGGATACTACGGCGGCGAGAAGCTGGACGAGTCGCACGCGATTGTAGAGGACAAGCTGACGACGTGGGAGGAGCATGTGAGAGAGTCCAAGGCCTTTGCTGAGCTGCAGTGA